The genomic window TGGCGATGCCTGGCCAGCAGGTCGAGGCCGGCGCGCCGCTGGCAAGGCTGGCCCGGGCCGGCGAGCTGGCGCTGGAACTGCAGGCCACGCGGGGCCAGGCCGACCGCATCCGCCCGGGCGACGCAGTCGAGGTTGAAGGCTGCCCGCGCCCCGGCAAGATCAGCGCCCTCAGTCCGCAGATGAATGCGGCCAGCCAGGCAGTGCTGGTGCGCGCCGAACTGCCGCAGGCCGCGCAATGCCTGCGGCCCAACCAGTACATCGATGCCGTCGTGCGCACCCGCGGCGTGCGCGGCGGCCTGGCCGTGCCCAGCGCGGCGCTGCTGCGCCTGGATGCCGGCGACTACCTGATGCTGCGCGAAGCCGACGGCGTGCGGCCGGTTCGGGTCATGGTGCTCTCGCGCGGCGACGAGCGCAGCTTGGTGCGCGCCGGGCTCAAGCCCGGCAGCGAGGTCGCGGTGCAGGGCATGGTGGCCCTGAAGGGCATGTGGATGGGGCTGGGCGGCCAGGGCGAGGGGAAGTGATGCTGGACCGCCTGCTTGCCCTGGCCTTGTCGCAGCGTCTGCTGGTGATGGTGCTGACCGTGATGCTGGTCGGCGCCGGCGTGATGGCGCTGCGGGTGCTGCCGATCGATGCCTATCCGGATGTCTCCTCCACCCAGGTCAAGATCATCATGAAGGCGCCCGGCATGACGCCGGAGGAAGTGGAAACCCGCATCACCGCGCCGATCGAGCAGGAACTGCTGGGCATACCGGGCCAGCGGCTACTGCGCTCGCAGTCCAAGTACGCCATTGCCGACATCACGCTCGACTTCGAGGACAGCGCCGACATCTACTGGGCACGCCAGCAGGTGGCCGAGCGGCTGGGCAATGCAATGCGCGACCTGCCGCCCGGCGCCGCCGGCGGCCTGGCGCCAATCACCACGCCGCTGGGCGAGATGTTCATGTTCACCATCGAAGGCGACCTGTCGCTGGAGCAGAAGCGCACCCTGCTCGACTGGGTGGTGCGGCCGCAGTTGCGCGCCATTCCCGGCGTGGCCGACATGAATGCGCTGGGCGGCATGGTCAAGAGCTTCGAGGTGGTACCCGACATCGCCGCGCTGGCCGCGCGCGGCCTGTCGCTGGCGCAGCTGCAGGCCACGCTGGAGTCGAACAACCGCAACGACGGCGCCGGCCGCCTGTCGGAACATGAGGAAGCGCTGGTGGTGCGGGCCGAAGGCAGCATACGCACGCCGGAGGACGTGAAGGCGCTGGCCATTGCCGAGCGCGGCGGCGTGCCGGTGCGGGTGGCCGATGTGGCGACCGTCCGCGTGGGCAGCCTGACCCGCTACGGCGTCGTCACCATCGACGGCAAGCAGGAAGCGGTGGAAGGCCTGGTGCTGGGCCTGCGCGGCGCCAACGCGCGCGAGGTGGTGGCGCAGGTGCGTAACAAGATCGCCGAGATCGAGAGGAACCTGCCGGCCGGCGCGACCATCCGGCCCTTCTATGACCGCGGTGCACTGGTCGACCGGGCGGTCAATACGGTGGCCAAGGCGCTGGCCGAAGCGGTGGTGCTGGTGATGGTGCTGCTGTTCCTCTTTCTGGGCAATCTGCGGGCGGCATTGGTGGTGGCCACCATCCTGCCGCTGTCGGCGCTGGCCACCTTCGTGCTGATGCATTATTTCAGACTCTCGGCCAACCTGATGTCGCTGGGCGGGCTGGCCATTGCGATCGGCATGCTGGTCGACGCGGCGGTGGTGGTGGTGGAAAACATTGAGGCGCACATGGCGGAACCGGCGAATGGCGCGCCGCGCGAGCGGCTGCACCTGGTCTACCGCGCCGCCCGCGAGGTGGCCGCGCCGGTGGCAGCCGGCATGCTGGTGATCATGATGGTGTTCCTGCCGCTGATGACGCTGCAGGGCCTGGAAGGCAAGCTGTTTGCGCCGGTAGCGCTGACCATCGTGTTCGCGCTGTCGGCCTCGCTGCTGCTGTCGCTGACGGTGATCCCGGTACTGAGCTCGTTTTTCCTGCGCGACGGCAGCCATGCCCAGCCGCGGCTGGTGCGCTGGCTGGAACAGGCCTATGCGCCGGTACTGGCATGGGCGCTGGGCTGCGAGCGCCTGGTCTATGGCCTGGCGCTGGCCGGCCTGGCCGGCGCGGCGCTGCTGTTCGGCCTGCTCGGCAAGTCCTTCATGCCGACCCTGGACGAGGGCGACATCATCATGCAGGTGGAGAAAGCGCCGTCGATCAACCTGGCGGCGACGGCCGAGATCGACCTTGCGGTGCAGCGCCAGGTGCTGGCCACCGTGCCCGAGGTCAGCAGCATCGTCGCTAGAGCCGGCGCCGACGAGCTGGGCCTGGACCCGATGGGCCTGAACGAGACCGACACCTTCCTCGTGCTCAAGCCGCGCAGCCAGTGGCGCAGCCCCGACAAGGAAGTGCTGCTGGAGCAGCTGCGGGAAGCCGTGGCAGGCTTTGCCGGCATCAATTTCAGCTTCACCCAGCCGATCGAGATGCGCACCTCGGAAATGCTGTCGGGCGTGCGCGGCGACCTGGCGGTGAAGATCTATGGCGCCGACCTGGCGCAGCTGAACCGGCTGGCGGCGCAGGTGGTGACGCTGCTCGAAGCGATCCCCGGCAGCCAGGACGTGCTCACGGTCAGCAACACCGGCCTGCAGTACCTGCAGGTGGACATCGACCGCATGGCGGCCGGCCGTTTCGGCCTGACCGTGGACCAGATGCAGAACGACTTGCGGGCGCTGGTGGAAGGGCGCCAGGCCGGCATCGTGGTCGAGGAAGGGCGCCGGCTGCCGCTGATGGTGCGCGGTGAGCAGGCGCTGCGCATGTCACCCGAGCTGTTCCAGAATTTGCGGCTGCCGCTGGCCGGCGGCCAGGCGGTGCCGCTGCCCTACCTGGCGCGTCTGAAGACGGTGGACGGACCGGTGCGAGTGGAGCGCGAGAACGGTGCGCGCATGGTGGTGGTGCGGGCCAATGTGCAGGGGCGCGACTTGGTCGGCTTCGTGACCGAGGCGCAGGCGGCGGTGGCGCGCCAGGTACAGCTGCCGACCGGCTACCGGGTTAGCTGGGGAGGCCAGTTCGAGAACCAGCAGCGCGCCGCCGGCCGGCTGATGGTGGTCGTGCCGGTGGCGCTGGCGCTGATCTTCCTGCTGCTGTTTACCACTTTCGGCTCGCTGCGACAGGCCGCCCTGGTGTTCGTCAACATTCCGTTTGCCATGATCGGCGGCGTGATTGCGCTGGCCGTGACCGGCGAATACCTGTCGGTGCCGGCCTCAGTCGGCTTCATCGCGCTGATGGGCATCGCGGTGCTCAACGGCCTGGTGATGATCAGCTATTTCAACCAGCTCGCCGCGCGCGGCATGGACACGGTGGCGGTCATCACCGAGGGCGCCCGGCGCCGGCTGCGGCCGGTGCTGATGACCGCCAGCATTACCGGCTTTGGCCTGATTCCGCTGCTGCTGGCCACCGGTCCCGGCTCGGAAATCCAGCGGCCGCTGGCCATCGTGGTGATAGGCGGGCTGCTCAGTTCAACGCTGCTCACCCTGGTGCTGCTGCCGCTATTGTTCAGGCGCTTCGGACGCGGGAGGATAGCATGACGGCGCCCTGCGATTGCCTGCTCACGCTGGTGGTCCCGGCCAGCATCGAGGATGCGCTGCTGGAGCACCTGGCCGCGCATCCGGAATGGGCCGACAGTCTGATGGTGTCGCATCAGGATGGCATGGGGAAGGGCGCACACCTCGTCACCGCAATGGAAAAGGTGCGCGGCCGGGCCCGCATGGCGCTGGTCACCATGCCGATGCAGGCACAGCAGGTCGATGTGCTGCTTGCCAGCGTGCGGCATCAGTTTCCGACGCCCGCCCTGTCCTGGTGGACCGTGCCGCTCACCGCTTATGGAAGGTCAGGATGAAAACGGTTTTGTTCTGCATTGCGCTCTGTTCCGCCATGCCGGCGCTGGCCGACGGCTTAGCTGGCGCGGCCTATCCGCCGCTGTTGCCGCCGCCGGACCTGGTGACGCGGCTGCTGGAACGCCAGCCGCAGGTGACGGCCGCGCAGGCCGGCATCGTGGTGGAACAGGCCAACAGCCGCCGGCTTACGGCAGGGTCCTATGAATGGTCGGTCAGGGCCAGCGCCCAGCGGCGCAATGAAGCCAGCGGGCCGCGTTATCGCGAGAACGAGGTGGCGCTGGAACGGCCGCTGCGCTGGATGGGCAAGGCCGACAAGGATGCCGAGCTGGGCCGCCAGGGCGTGTCGATCTCCGAAGCGCGGCTGGCCGACGCCTGGCATGAGGCCGCACGCACCCTGCTGCGGCGCTGGTTCGAATGGGTGCGCGAGGCGCAGGCGGCGCAGCGGCTGCAGCAGCAGGCGGCGCTGCTGGGCCAGCAGGCCGACATCGTGCGCAGAAGGGTGGCGGCGGGCGACGCGCCGCGCATGGAAATGATGCTGGCCGATACCGAGCGCCACCGCGTCGAGGCGGCCTTTCTGCAGGCGGCGCAGCGGCGCGACCTGTTGGCCGCTGGCCTGGCGGTGAGCTATGCGGGGCTGCAGCCGGCACTGTCGGGCAGCCTGCCGGAGCCGGTGCCGCCGCCCGGCGACGTGGTCCTGTGGCGGCAGAAGATCCTGGAAGACAACCATGAAATCGAGCTGGCCGATGCGGAGGCCGCGCTTGGCCGGGTCAGCGCCGAGCGGGCCGCGCTGGAACGCACGCCGGACCCGACGCTGGGGCTGCGTTATGCGCAGGAGCGCGACCATCAGGAGCGGCTGTTCTCGGTCACGGTATCGATTCCGATTCCGGGACAGGCGCGCCGGGAACAGGTACTGGCCAGCCTGGGCCGGGCCGATGTCGCGCTGGAGAATGCCCGCGCGGTGCGGCTGAAGGTGGAAGCCGACGCGCTGGCCGCCGCCTTGCGCGCCAATGGCACGCAGGCGCTGTGGCGCCAGCTGGCCGACATCGGCCGTCAGTCCGCCAGCAATGCCACGCTGGTGGCGCGTGCCTATGAACTGGGCGAGTCGCCGCTGTCGGACACCCTGTTGGCAAGGCGGCAGGCGCTGGAAGCGCTGTCGGCCGCTGAGCAGGCGCAGATCGATGCGCTGGAAGCGCAGGCCAGGCTGCTCCTGGACATGCATGCGATCTGGAGCCTGCACGCTGACTGAAGCCAGCCGGCGTGCAGGTACTCCAGCCGCTTATTGCCCGCGGCCGACTTCCTGCAGCATGCGCGCCATCATGTACAGCCGCGGCACGATGGTGTCGGCGTCGATGTATTCATCGCGCGCATGGTAGCCGGCGCCGGCCAGGCCGAAGCTTTCCAGCACCACCGCCTTGCCCGACCGGGAAGCGAAGCCGGCATCGGTGGCGCCACCGGTCATGTCGGTCAGGACCAGCTTGCGGTCCATTTCGGCATAAATGTCCTGCGCCTTCTTCGCCACCTCGCGCGCGGTAGCGCTGGCAACGAAGGGCGGCCGGCCGCGCTCGATGCTGACGGTGGTCTGGGTGTCCGGCACCAGCCGGTTCTGCACCTTGTCCTTCAGCGCCGCTTCCAGCTTCTCGAAGCCGTCCGGCACTGTCAGCCGCATGTCGCCGGTGGCCATCGCCGATTCCGGAATCTGATTGCGCACCTTGCCCGCCTGCGACATGGTCCAGTTGAGTTGGGTGCCCGGCACCGACTTTGCCACGTCGCGCGTCTGCACCAGTTGGTGCGACAGCTCGATCAGGGCATTGCGCCCCTCCTCCGGCGCCGCGCCCGCATGCGAGGAGCGGCCCTGCACCTGCAGCGTGACGGTGCCGGTGCCGGAAGCACCGAGCAGGATGCCTTCCTTGCCGACCTGCGTCGGCTCGGCCGACAACACATAGTCATGCTCCGCGCCCAGCGCGGCAATCAGTTCGCCCGAGCCGATGGAGCCGATCTCTTCGTCAGCATTGAACAGCACGGTGAGCTTGCCGTAGTCGCGCCAGCCGGCGTCCTTCAGGAGCTGCAGCGCATGCAGGATGACGGCGATGCCGCCCTTGTCGTCGGCGATGCCGGGGCCATAGATGCGACGGCCTTCCACCTTGTACGGCTGAGTCGCCAACGTGCCGGCCGGGTACACCGTATCCATGTGCGCCATTAGCATCAGGCGCTTGCTGCCGCTGCCGCTGAAGGTGCCGATGACGATGCTGCCCGGCCCAGTGCTGCCGCGCCGCCGCTCGGTGGCCGCGCCCAGCGCCTTTAACCTGGCTTCGGTATAGTCAGCCATTTTGGCCAGCCCGGCCGCGTCGCTGCTGCCGGATTCGATCATGACCATGTCCTTCAGGCTCCCGATCACTGCCGGCTCGGCCTGTCGGGCTGCCTGCAGTAGCGGCTGATTCGCTTCGGCAGCATGGACGCCGGCATGAACGGCAGCTGACAGGGCTATTGCCAGCAGGGCGGGAAGAATCTTGATGCGCACGTCGTCTCCTGAATTGTTTGAGGAGCCGTCATTCTAGCCAATGGCGTCGTTTGTCCACCTGGCCAGGACAAGGAATGCGGATGCGGCAGGCAAAAAAAACCCGCTCACGAGGAGCGGGTAAATCCATCCTTTGGGAGGGTGGAGGAGACAGGTGTAACTATACCGGCGAGGGAACCAAGCCGGAAATTTCTATTTCCAATATTCAATATCACTGCGGTGAATAATAGTAGGGCCGATCGCTAGCA from Noviherbaspirillum sp. L7-7A includes these protein-coding regions:
- a CDS encoding CusA/CzcA family heavy metal efflux RND transporter, which translates into the protein MLDRLLALALSQRLLVMVLTVMLVGAGVMALRVLPIDAYPDVSSTQVKIIMKAPGMTPEEVETRITAPIEQELLGIPGQRLLRSQSKYAIADITLDFEDSADIYWARQQVAERLGNAMRDLPPGAAGGLAPITTPLGEMFMFTIEGDLSLEQKRTLLDWVVRPQLRAIPGVADMNALGGMVKSFEVVPDIAALAARGLSLAQLQATLESNNRNDGAGRLSEHEEALVVRAEGSIRTPEDVKALAIAERGGVPVRVADVATVRVGSLTRYGVVTIDGKQEAVEGLVLGLRGANAREVVAQVRNKIAEIERNLPAGATIRPFYDRGALVDRAVNTVAKALAEAVVLVMVLLFLFLGNLRAALVVATILPLSALATFVLMHYFRLSANLMSLGGLAIAIGMLVDAAVVVVENIEAHMAEPANGAPRERLHLVYRAAREVAAPVAAGMLVIMMVFLPLMTLQGLEGKLFAPVALTIVFALSASLLLSLTVIPVLSSFFLRDGSHAQPRLVRWLEQAYAPVLAWALGCERLVYGLALAGLAGAALLFGLLGKSFMPTLDEGDIIMQVEKAPSINLAATAEIDLAVQRQVLATVPEVSSIVARAGADELGLDPMGLNETDTFLVLKPRSQWRSPDKEVLLEQLREAVAGFAGINFSFTQPIEMRTSEMLSGVRGDLAVKIYGADLAQLNRLAAQVVTLLEAIPGSQDVLTVSNTGLQYLQVDIDRMAAGRFGLTVDQMQNDLRALVEGRQAGIVVEEGRRLPLMVRGEQALRMSPELFQNLRLPLAGGQAVPLPYLARLKTVDGPVRVERENGARMVVVRANVQGRDLVGFVTEAQAAVARQVQLPTGYRVSWGGQFENQQRAAGRLMVVVPVALALIFLLLFTTFGSLRQAALVFVNIPFAMIGGVIALAVTGEYLSVPASVGFIALMGIAVLNGLVMISYFNQLAARGMDTVAVITEGARRRLRPVLMTASITGFGLIPLLLATGPGSEIQRPLAIVVIGGLLSSTLLTLVLLPLLFRRFGRGRIA
- a CDS encoding DUF3240 family protein; the protein is MTAPCDCLLTLVVPASIEDALLEHLAAHPEWADSLMVSHQDGMGKGAHLVTAMEKVRGRARMALVTMPMQAQQVDVLLASVRHQFPTPALSWWTVPLTAYGRSG
- a CDS encoding M20/M25/M40 family metallo-hydrolase; the protein is MKILPALLAIALSAAVHAGVHAAEANQPLLQAARQAEPAVIGSLKDMVMIESGSSDAAGLAKMADYTEARLKALGAATERRRGSTGPGSIVIGTFSGSGSKRLMLMAHMDTVYPAGTLATQPYKVEGRRIYGPGIADDKGGIAVILHALQLLKDAGWRDYGKLTVLFNADEEIGSIGSGELIAALGAEHDYVLSAEPTQVGKEGILLGASGTGTVTLQVQGRSSHAGAAPEEGRNALIELSHQLVQTRDVAKSVPGTQLNWTMSQAGKVRNQIPESAMATGDMRLTVPDGFEKLEAALKDKVQNRLVPDTQTTVSIERGRPPFVASATAREVAKKAQDIYAEMDRKLVLTDMTGGATDAGFASRSGKAVVLESFGLAGAGYHARDEYIDADTIVPRLYMMARMLQEVGRGQ
- a CDS encoding TolC family protein, encoding MKTVLFCIALCSAMPALADGLAGAAYPPLLPPPDLVTRLLERQPQVTAAQAGIVVEQANSRRLTAGSYEWSVRASAQRRNEASGPRYRENEVALERPLRWMGKADKDAELGRQGVSISEARLADAWHEAARTLLRRWFEWVREAQAAQRLQQQAALLGQQADIVRRRVAAGDAPRMEMMLADTERHRVEAAFLQAAQRRDLLAAGLAVSYAGLQPALSGSLPEPVPPPGDVVLWRQKILEDNHEIELADAEAALGRVSAERAALERTPDPTLGLRYAQERDHQERLFSVTVSIPIPGQARREQVLASLGRADVALENARAVRLKVEADALAAALRANGTQALWRQLADIGRQSASNATLVARAYELGESPLSDTLLARRQALEALSAAEQAQIDALEAQARLLLDMHAIWSLHAD